In the Ursus arctos isolate Adak ecotype North America unplaced genomic scaffold, UrsArc2.0 scaffold_19, whole genome shotgun sequence genome, one interval contains:
- the SLC7A6OS gene encoding probable RNA polymerase II nuclear localization protein SLC7A6OS translates to MEAGRTAVLRVKRKRSAEPAEALVLSCKRLRSGAVESAAQKTPSEELERGPENNVFQLVATVRSQEEPVQALVRAALRPSRGSQQRIRRDLRASAREIRQEGRYRVISSRRSSGIPSSGLESEDAPGNPEAIEDAGFQLLDLVHEEGDPEAVATAGSPKTSDPDVILCNSVELIRERLTLSEDGPRIGHQEEQKDDYVYDIYYLEMATPGWIENILSVQPYCQEWELVNDDQQPEDIYEDDDDENSENNWRNEYPEEENTDGDESRGSDEYDSLSEEEGGNSRPEMWSKYPLDVQKEFGYDSPHDLDSD, encoded by the exons ATGGAGGCCGGCAGGACTGCAGTGCTTCGCGTGAAGCGGAAGCGCAGCGCAGAGCCTGCCGAAGCCCTTGTCCTCTCTTGTAAACGCCTCCGGAGCGGCGCCGTCGAATCGGCGGCCCAAAAGACACCCTCCgaggaactggagagagggcCGGAGAATAATGTCTTCCAATTGGTGGCCACCGTGCGCTCCCAG GAGGAGCCAGTCCAGGCGCTCGTTCGAGCCGCGCTGCGCCCTTCTCGGGGCAGCCAGCAGCGTATCCGCCGCGACCTCCGCGCTTCGGCTCGGGAGATCCGGCAGGAGGGCCGCTACCGGGTGATCTCTAGCCGCCGATCCTCGGGGATTCCCTCGAGTGGCCTAGAGTCCGAAGACGCACCAGGAAACCCAGAAGCCATCGAGGACGCAGGCTTCCAGCTGTTGGACCTGGTCCACGAGGAAGGAGACCCAGAGGCTGTCGCCACCGCAGGCTCCCCCAAA ACATCTGACCCAGATGTGATCCTCTGCAATTCCGTAGAGTTGATCCGTGAACGGTTGACTCTATCTGAGGATGGGCCAAGAATCGGGCATCAGGAGGAACAGAAGGATGACTATGTGTACGACATTTACTACTTGGAGATGGCCACTCCAGGATGGATTGAGAACATCCTCTCTGTTCAGCCCTATTGCCAGGAGTGGGAGCTG GTGAATGATGACCAGCAACCAGAAGATATttatgaagatgatgatgatgagaaCAGTGAGAATAACTGGCGCAATGAGTATCCAGAAGAGGAGAACACTGATGGAGATGAGTCCAGAG GCTCTGATGAATACGACAGCCTCAGTGAAGAGGAAGGAGGCAACAGCAGACCAGAGATGTGGAGCAAATACCCTCTGGATGTGCAGAAGGAGTTTGGCTATGACAGCCCCCATGACCTGGATTCAGACTGA